Proteins found in one Pseudomonas marvdashtae genomic segment:
- a CDS encoding flavodoxin, giving the protein MKVAILSGSVYGTAEEVARHAAKMLGDAGFETFHNPRATLADIQAFEPQALLAVTSTTGMGELPDNLMPLYSTIRDQLPASFRDLPGAVIGLGDASYGDTFCGGGEQMSELFAELGVREVLPMLRLDASESVTPETDAEPWLGELVDALRG; this is encoded by the coding sequence ATGAAAGTCGCCATCCTTTCCGGCTCCGTATACGGCACGGCCGAAGAAGTTGCCCGGCATGCTGCCAAAATGCTGGGTGATGCCGGTTTCGAAACATTCCACAACCCTCGGGCGACACTGGCGGATATTCAGGCGTTCGAACCGCAAGCCCTGTTGGCGGTGACATCGACGACGGGCATGGGTGAACTGCCTGACAACCTGATGCCACTGTATTCGACGATTCGCGACCAATTGCCCGCTTCGTTTCGCGATCTGCCCGGCGCCGTCATCGGCCTGGGAGACGCCAGTTATGGCGATACGTTCTGCGGTGGTGGCGAGCAGATGAGCGAATTGTTCGCCGAGTTGGGGGTACGCGAAGTGCTGCCAATGTTGCGCCTGGATGCCAGCGAAAGCGTCACGCCGGAAACCGATGCCGAGCCCTGGCTGGGCGAGTTGGTCGATGCGTTGCGCGGTTGA
- a CDS encoding class II aldolase/adducin family protein, giving the protein MSVTPIQSTPGIKDQVSAAEWQTRVDLAACYRLVAMHGWDDLIFTHISAKVPGTEEFLINPYGLMFHEITASSLVKIDQAGNKLLDSPYEINPAGFTIHSAVHEVRHDVVCVLHTHTAAGVAVSAQKQGVLPISQQSLFVLSSLAYHPYEGVALDPEEKVRLQADLGDKNFLMLHNHGLLTCGGTIADTFLMMFIFQRACDIQVLAQTGGTELIAIEPQVLAGARAMVAGVTKSAQGMGGALAWPALLRKLDQQDTGYKS; this is encoded by the coding sequence GTGAGCGTAACCCCCATTCAATCGACACCCGGCATCAAGGATCAGGTCAGTGCGGCGGAGTGGCAAACACGGGTCGATCTGGCCGCGTGTTATCGGCTGGTCGCGATGCACGGCTGGGACGATCTGATCTTCACCCATATCTCCGCCAAAGTTCCTGGCACGGAAGAATTCCTGATCAACCCGTACGGCTTGATGTTCCATGAAATCACTGCGTCGAGCCTGGTCAAGATCGATCAGGCCGGCAACAAGCTGCTGGACAGTCCCTACGAGATCAACCCTGCCGGTTTTACCATCCACAGCGCGGTGCACGAGGTGCGGCACGATGTGGTGTGCGTGCTGCATACCCACACCGCAGCCGGCGTCGCGGTCTCGGCACAGAAGCAAGGGGTGCTGCCGATCAGCCAACAGTCGCTGTTCGTGCTGTCGAGCCTGGCGTATCACCCCTATGAAGGGGTTGCCCTTGATCCTGAAGAAAAGGTTCGTCTGCAAGCAGACCTGGGCGACAAGAACTTCCTCATGCTGCATAACCATGGCCTGCTGACCTGCGGCGGCACCATCGCCGATACTTTTCTGATGATGTTCATTTTTCAGCGAGCCTGCGATATCCAGGTCCTGGCCCAGACGGGCGGTACCGAGTTGATCGCCATCGAGCCACAGGTGCTGGCCGGGGCCCGAGCGATGGTCGCCGGGGTGACCAAAAGCGCGCAGGGAATGGGCGGCGCGCTGGCCTGGCCGGCGTTGCTGCGTAAGCTCGATCAGCAAGACACGGGTTATAAAAGCTGA
- a CDS encoding alpha/beta fold hydrolase, with protein sequence MPMVQIPLRIWRQRGQTFMFRGHAIRYWTAGHGEPLLLIHGFPTASWDWHYLWQPLAQRYQVIACDMLGFGDSAKPAGHAYSLLEQADLQQALLAHLKVTQGVHVLAHDYGDSVAQELIARHDEARIDVASCVFLNGGLFPETHRPVLMQRLLLSPLGWLIGRAFSRDGLVKSFRQIFGPRTGPSESELDDYWSLVETHRGPRIMHRLITYIPERRVQRDRWVQAMQRSGVPMRVIDGAFDPISGAHMVERYRALIPNADTVLLPDIGHYPHTEAPVQVLKHYLAFREVIAASCRQMACS encoded by the coding sequence ATGCCCATGGTCCAGATTCCCCTGCGTATCTGGCGTCAGCGCGGCCAGACGTTCATGTTTCGCGGCCACGCCATCCGTTACTGGACGGCGGGGCACGGCGAGCCGCTATTGCTGATTCACGGCTTTCCCACTGCCAGTTGGGATTGGCATTACCTGTGGCAGCCGCTGGCACAGCGTTACCAGGTGATTGCCTGCGACATGCTCGGTTTTGGTGATTCCGCCAAACCGGCAGGTCACGCCTACAGCCTGCTGGAACAGGCAGATTTGCAGCAGGCTTTGCTCGCGCACCTGAAGGTGACACAAGGGGTCCACGTGCTGGCCCATGATTATGGCGACAGCGTGGCCCAAGAGTTGATCGCCCGACATGACGAGGCGCGCATCGATGTCGCCAGTTGTGTGTTTCTCAACGGTGGCCTGTTCCCGGAGACCCATCGTCCCGTGCTGATGCAAAGACTGTTGCTCAGCCCTTTGGGTTGGCTGATTGGCCGGGCGTTCTCACGGGACGGCCTGGTTAAAAGCTTCCGGCAGATCTTCGGCCCCAGGACCGGCCCCTCCGAAAGCGAGTTGGATGATTACTGGAGCCTGGTCGAAACCCATCGCGGACCGCGGATCATGCACAGGCTCATCACGTATATTCCGGAACGTCGCGTGCAGCGTGATCGCTGGGTCCAAGCGATGCAGAGAAGCGGTGTGCCCATGCGGGTCATCGATGGCGCGTTCGACCCGATTTCCGGCGCGCATATGGTCGAGCGCTACCGCGCCCTGATCCCGAATGCCGACACGGTGCTGCTGCCCGACATCGGTCACTATCCGCACACCGAGGCACCGGTACAGGTCCTCAAGCATTACCTGGCGTTTCGCGAAGTCATTGCCGCGTCTTGCAGGCAAATGGCTTGCTCGTGA
- a CDS encoding SDR family oxidoreductase, with translation MNESVRFEDKVVIVTGAGGGLGRAHALLFARHGAKVLVNDLGGSAQGEGANASAADRVVSEIREAGGIAEANHDSVTDGDKLVQNALDAFGRVDVVVNNAGILRDKTFHKMDDADWDLVYRVHVEGAYKVTRAAWPHLREQNYGRVIFTASTSGIYGNFGQSNYGMAKLGLYGLTRTLAIEGRKNNILVNAIAPTGGTRMTEGLIPPQVFEQLKPELVSPLVVYLASEACQETSGLFEVGGGWMGKVRWERSLGAGFDPREGFSPEDVAAHWQQICDFQDAVHPNDNLEALKEMMANLQRHAL, from the coding sequence ATGAATGAGTCTGTGCGCTTCGAGGATAAAGTCGTAATCGTTACGGGAGCCGGTGGTGGCCTGGGGCGTGCCCACGCGTTGCTGTTCGCAAGGCATGGCGCAAAAGTGCTGGTAAACGACCTTGGCGGCTCGGCTCAAGGGGAGGGCGCCAACGCTTCGGCAGCCGATCGCGTGGTTTCAGAAATCCGCGAGGCCGGCGGCATCGCCGAGGCCAACCACGACTCCGTCACCGACGGTGACAAGCTTGTGCAGAACGCGCTGGATGCGTTCGGTCGGGTTGATGTGGTCGTCAACAACGCTGGTATCCTGCGGGACAAGACTTTCCACAAGATGGACGATGCCGACTGGGACCTGGTTTACCGCGTTCATGTCGAAGGGGCCTATAAAGTCACCCGTGCCGCCTGGCCACATTTGCGCGAGCAGAACTACGGACGAGTGATTTTCACCGCGTCCACCTCCGGCATCTACGGCAACTTCGGCCAGTCCAACTACGGCATGGCCAAGCTTGGCCTTTATGGCCTGACCCGTACCCTGGCCATCGAAGGCCGCAAGAACAACATCCTCGTCAACGCCATCGCGCCAACGGGCGGCACGCGCATGACCGAAGGCTTGATCCCGCCGCAGGTGTTCGAGCAACTCAAGCCTGAACTTGTCAGTCCGCTGGTGGTGTACCTCGCCAGTGAGGCCTGCCAGGAAACGTCCGGGCTATTCGAAGTGGGCGGCGGCTGGATGGGCAAGGTGCGCTGGGAGCGCAGCCTGGGCGCGGGGTTCGATCCGCGCGAAGGTTTTTCCCCTGAAGACGTCGCCGCCCATTGGCAGCAGATTTGCGATTTCCAGGATGCGGTACACCCGAACGACAATCTGGAAGCCTTGAAAGAGATGATGGCGAACCTGCAGCGTCACGCCCTCTAA
- a CDS encoding N-acetylmuramoyl-L-alanine amidase yields MQINSQSYRSKKGYNNRVRFLVFHYTAGNFASSINALTGPSVSAHYLIPDFADPTYLKACFKEPQIFNLVDENQRAWHAGVSSWGNRNNLNDTSIGVEIVNLATDNQGQFTFPPYKAQQIEAIEYLAADILKRYPDIGPVNVVGHSDIAAGRKSDPGPMFPWHALYLKGIGAWFDDTTQKSFEQAYLANGIPLREQLLGLFKRYGYDTSAATTGIGFQRLVRAFQLHFRPAKYDGVMDIETAANLAALVKKYFP; encoded by the coding sequence ATGCAGATAAACAGCCAAAGCTATCGTTCAAAAAAAGGTTATAACAATCGCGTTCGTTTTTTGGTCTTTCATTACACTGCAGGCAACTTCGCGTCGTCCATCAATGCATTAACCGGCCCTTCCGTCAGTGCCCATTACCTCATCCCGGACTTTGCCGATCCCACTTATCTGAAGGCCTGCTTCAAAGAACCACAAATCTTCAACCTGGTAGACGAGAACCAGCGAGCCTGGCACGCCGGCGTGAGCAGTTGGGGTAATCGCAACAATCTGAACGACACCTCGATCGGCGTGGAGATTGTGAACCTGGCAACCGATAACCAAGGTCAATTTACTTTTCCGCCCTACAAGGCACAGCAAATAGAGGCGATCGAATACTTGGCGGCGGACATTCTCAAGCGATATCCGGATATCGGTCCGGTCAATGTGGTGGGCCACTCCGACATCGCCGCCGGGCGAAAGAGTGACCCTGGCCCGATGTTTCCGTGGCACGCACTGTATCTCAAGGGTATCGGCGCTTGGTTCGATGACACGACTCAGAAGTCTTTTGAGCAGGCGTACCTGGCCAACGGAATCCCCCTTCGGGAACAATTGCTCGGCCTATTCAAGAGGTATGGCTATGACACTTCGGCTGCCACGACAGGTATCGGCTTCCAGCGTTTGGTACGAGCTTTCCAGCTGCACTTTCGCCCGGCCAAGTATGACGGTGTGATGGACATCGAGACGGCCGCGAACCTGGCAGCCCTGGTGAAAAAGTACTTTCCATGA